In Myxococcales bacterium, the genomic stretch TTGCGAAAACTGATCTTTCGCCTTGGGGCGATCATCGGTTCGCTCATTTTCCTGCTGGTCGCGATTGAAATCGGCCTGCATCTGACCGGCCATTTCCTGATCAAAACGATCGCACTGGACACGGCGGCGAATCCCGACGCGCCGTCAGGATTTCTCGCGGCCTGCTTCGGGGATAGCGTCACTTACGGCCCGATTGATACCACGCTCCGCTCATATTCCTATCCGGCTCAGCTCGAGCGCTTGCTTCGGCGAGAGCACCCCACCCTGGGTGTCCGCGTACTGAACGAAGGCATCTGTGGCGCCAATAGTGCGGATGTAATCGAACGGCTGAAAAGTCGTCTGGCCGCCTATACCCGCGCTCCCGACCTGCTCATCGTCATGGCCGGAACCAATGACATGTGGAACCTGCACGCCGCGACACCTTTGAAAAACGGCAGCGCCTCGTTGCCGGCCGGTAAGCAGTGGTTGGCAAAACTGGAAACAACGAGGGTCGGCAAGTTGTCGGCGATGCTCGGCCTGCGGGGAGCAGCTTTGGTTAACCGACTGCTCGAAACCAAGGGCGAAGGCGAGCAGAGCCGAAATTGGCAAACCGAGGATTCCCGATATGTCTGTGTGCTTCATCCGGAACTGCCCGAGGAACGGCCGTTTCTGGAAACCTGGCTGAGGCAGGATCTGGCGGAAATCCGCCGGATCGGCGATGCCGCGGGAATTCCCATCCTCATCGGCCTCTACCATCTGTCCCAGATGAACCCGCTCATCCGCGAGGCCGCGACGCAAGCCGGTCTCCCGGTGTGCGATCCGCCGGGGCATGGCGATGCTTATTGGAAAATGACGGGGCTCCTTTCTTCGGACGGCTGGCATCCCAACGAAAAAGGCTACGCGGTCATCGCACGCCATTTCGCCGCCTGCTTCGAATCGCTCGCCCTGATCCGAAATGCGGCGGAGAAAAAGTAGCCGCCGCGACCGGAATCAATTCTATTTGCCCATTGGAAAAACCCTGTTAGAGTCACTGCCGCCAAACAAAATAAGGAGCCGGATGATGTGGGTAAGCCTGGAAGTGACTCATTCGATCGTTTGTCCCACCTGCAATCTGCGCAATGCGCTACCGGGATTGCGACAACAGCTGAAATGCAGTCATTGCCGGGTGGACATCCCGGTCAAGGAAGCGTTCAAGGGACAAACCAGCGGGATGAGGCACTTGTTCGGCGGCCATTACGATGCCTTGGCCGAAGCGGTGGTGCTGCTCGACGAAGGACACGCCGGAACCGGCATCGAACTGGCAATGGATTACCGGTGCGAATTTTTCCGTTGGAAGCCCCGTTGTCCCGAGTGCGACAAGCCTTTCAGCGAAGCCCAGTACACCGACCCCGCGCCGGCGATCACTTGCCACGAGTGCGGGCATACCCTACCGATTCGAATCCCGGATGAAAAAAGCGCCAAATGGGATCCGCGCCTGCACCTGATCATTAACGACGCCGGCGAAAACGGCGACCCGCGCCGGCGGGAAACGCCCGCCGCGGCCAAACCCGTTGTCTTGTCCTGTGCCGCCTGCGGCGCCGATCTGTCACTTGACGGTGAGTCCCGCGAAGTCAAATGCGAACACTGCGGCAGCGACAACTACCTGCCCGACGAACTGTGGCAACAACTGCACCCCGGGGAAAAAGGCCATGTTTTTTATCTGATTTACCGAGTCGACCCGCGGCTGGATTTTCAACTGCACAGGTATTTTTTCGGTCCGAACAAAGCGCGATACGCCGCCAAGAAAAAACGGCTGGAGGTGTCGCTGCACCGCGCGCTGGAGGATTTCCTCAAACCCGATAATCTGGCGACCTTCGAACAAGTCATGGCGGAGAAGCTTGACCCGACGCTGCGAAACATGATTTTGAGCGACACCCGACTGACTCCGGCGCATCTGGAAATCATCAACCGGCAAAATCCGGAAGCGGATCTCGAGTTGGCCGGCAAAAAGAATCTTTCGGCGGAATTGATTGAAAAGCTCGCCCTGGCCGCCGATTCGCGCGTTCGGCGGCAAATCGCGTCGCACGAACAATTGCCCGCTCCGCTGGCGATTCGCCTGGCGAGCGATGCGGAAGAAACCGTGCGCGTGAAAATCGCCGGACGTCAGGCTCTTTTGCCCGCACTGTTTTCAACTCTCGCGGAGGACCCGGAAGCATCGGTCCGCGCCGTCATCGCCGCGCGCGCCGATGTCGCCCCCGAAATTCTGGCGAAGTTGGCTCACGATTCAGTGGCAGCGGTTCGCGCCGCCGTAGCAGCCAACCATTCGACTCCTGCGCCGGCGCTCGGCAAATTGGCGCGCGATAAAGACGAAAAGGTGGCCGCTTTCGCGCGGAAAAACGCCAATTATCAACCCGGCTTCCTCGCGCGCCTGTTTGGTAAAAACTAGCGGAGATAACCTCTGGACATCATCATTCCGCCGACAAACCAAGATGCCAGAGTGCCCCTTCGCCGGTGTAGACGACGTGCAAAACACCCGCGCCGTCTTGCAACAGGTTGATCGACTTGCCGACATCGCCGATGGAATCGAGCGTCCGTTTTTCCCAGGAGCCCGTCGCATTGGTCGCATACTTCAAATCGCGGTTCGCGGCATCGTAATAGGCGATGTGCGCCGCGCCCGCCTCGTCGATCAGCAGCGACGGATACTGGCTGACGTCACCGGAATCGACGGTTTCCGTCGTCCAGGCACCGCCGGCGTTAGTCGCGTAGCCCAAACAGCTATTTTCCTCTTGGCAATAGGCGACGTGCAAGACATCTTCATGAATGGCCAAGGTCACGAAAGAAGTCGATCCGTCGGCCGCGGCGATGGTCTCGATCTGCGGGGTGTTCCAATCGCCGCACGCATGCCGCAATTCCGTGGCCGTCGTGTAAACGGCATGCAAAACATCCGCCGAGTCGAAAACGATGGCCGTTCCGGACTCCGCTTCACCGTCGATTAAATAGTCGTTGACCAACAGCCCTTCGGGCGGCGGATCGAAGTAATTCTGACAATCGCCGTACCATGGATCCGGCGTGTAATAATAGGCTTGAAAGAGAACATTATCGGAACGCCAGGCCGCGCCGATTCCGCTGGCTCCGGAGTAGAAGTACCGTCCGGTAGAAGACCAGCCAGCGCCGTCATTGTCGGCCTTGTAAACCGAATAGCAATTTTCCCATGGATAAGCCGGCTGATCTTCGGCATGAGAATTGAAAAGCAGGGCATAGGAAATTCGGGGGTTGCCGGAACCGTCGACGGAAATCGTCGGGTAGAGGCCGGCCAGGTGAATGTCAAAACCGCCGGTCGTCGGTCCGTAATAATAATAATCGCCTTCGTGGACGATCGTCGATTCGGATTCGCCTGCGGCGAGGTGCGTGTATTTCAAACTGGAAAAACAACCGCCGTGCTGGGTGTGGAGAAGGCATTGCCTGATGTTGTATGCCAGGTGCAAGGAGCCTTCGTCGTCGAAAACGGCTGCGGCGTGATCGCTGACGTCTCCTTCGGTATGCAACAGCGATTGCCGGCTGATCTTGGTGGTCAGTCCGGTGACCACCATCAATTGAGCGCCTTCTTCTTCCGTCAGGTAAGCAAGCCAAGGCTCGCCGGATCCGTCGATCCCGACTTGATTGAGTAATCCAGCTTTCCAATACCAATCCGCCGGCGGGCCGTCGATCCGCTGGACATCCCAACCGGTTGCCGTTTGCGCGGCGAAAAAGACGTAGCCTTGAGCCGGGTAATAGTAGGTCTCACCGTAAAAAGAGACTTGGGCCCGATCTTCCGGGTCGATCGCCAGAGTGGCATGGACTTGGAAATATTCTGAATACTCATCGATCTCTTCGCCCGACCAACCGTCTTCAAGTTTTGATAAATAATATTCAGAACCGAGAACGGCATGCGGCCGGCCAGCCGAATCCATTGCCATGGCAATATCGTTGGGCATGCCGATATCCGGCACCGCTTCCTGGATCCACTCGCCGGCAATATTGTTGAGGTAATAAAGCACACGGGGGCCGTCATCGGCAAAAAGAACGTGAAGCGATCTGTTCAAACCGACCGCCAGATCGGCGGCATCGCAGCCTCCTTGGGCGCGAACAATTTTTTCATAAGTCCACTGCCCGCTTTCGTCGGAACCATGATAGAGCGAGCATTGATCGTCGGCGTATCCCGTCAGCAACAAGTGAGAATGATCCTGATCATCCAGGCGCAGGCGAATCAGAAAAACATCGCCGGCGATCAAACAACGGCGGCCGATAATTCCGCCCTCAAACTGCACTTCATAAATCGGGCCGTCGTAGTAAACCTGATAAACGATCCGTACCCTGTTTTGGGAATCGACTGCCAAGTCCAGATTGTTGTAGCCGTCTTCGTTGGCGATCACGTTGGTTTGCCAGGCCGACGACGGCAGGCTCGACAGCAATATAAGGTAGCGGGAGCGAACGATCAGAATGTACTTTCTACCGTCCGGACCGGTCGCCGACCGCAACCAGTAAACGGGAGCGCCGCCGTCGATCAATTCGGGGAAATCATCCAGTGGCTTTGATGTATTTTCGTCGCAGGGTTCGATCGTTACATCGTCGTCGTTGTCGTCGTTGTCGTCGTTGTCGTCGTTATCATCGTTATCGTTGTCGTCGTCATCATCATTGTCGTCATCATTGTCGTCGTTGTCATCATCATCGTCATCGTCAGGGGCGGAATCATTGTCGTCGTTGTCGTCATTGTCGTCGTTGTTATCATCATCGTCGTCATCGGCGGGAGACAAGTCGTCAGCGGATGAATCGTCGTCGAGTGGCGAGAGATCATCGTCGCCGTTTTGTTCATTTCCGTCCGGGGAGCAAGCGACGAGAAGCAATAGGGCCACCAGGAAAAACAGGGGTAGGATTGAAATTTTCATGCCATCGCCCCCAATTTCACGAAAAGAACGTCGAATCGAATGAGGATAACTTTCCTGTCATCTGCTCATTCATTGCAAAAAATGCGCCATTTATCGCATTTGTCAATCCAGAAATAATCTCCGTAATTTCATCCATATAATGAGGATTCCAACATTAAATCGAATACTTTGCGGTCGGCCAAGCGCTGATTTTTCAGCAGATATTCGGATTGATGTATAAAATCCAGCGACGCCATTGTGAAATCGGCCGGTATTATTTCTCCCGGTCCAACACTTCCCTGACTTTTCGCGCCAAGGTCTGCGGCGTATAAGGTTTGCCAATGAAATGAATCCCCTCGTCCAGGACACCGTGATGAACGATGACATTTTCGGTGTAGCCGGAGGTAAAAAGAACCCGGATTTCGGGCCGCGTTTTAAGCAATTCCATGGCGAGCATCTTCCCGTTCATACCCGGCATGATGACATCGGTAATCAGTAAGGAAATTTTATCGGGGAACTCCTTGGCAGCGTTCAGCGCCTGCTCCGCGTTGGCGCAATGCAGCAGTCGATAGCCAAGTCTGGATAAGACACGAACGGCCAGATCGCGCACGATCGCCTCATCCTCGACCAGGAGCAACTGTTCCTGACCGGTCGGCAAATTGGTTAACGGGATCGTTTCGGACACTGTTTCGGTCGTACCTATGACCCGCGGCAGATAAACCTTGACCGTCGTTCCCTGATTCAATTCAGAATAGACTTCGATCGAGCCTCCTGCCTGTTTGACGGCCCCATAAATCGTGGCCAATCCCAACCCGGTCCCCTTGCCTTTTTCCTTGGTGGTGAAGAAAGGTTCGAAGAGATGCCGTTTCACCTGCTCGCTCATGCCACAGCCGTTGTCGGAGATCGCCAGCATCACGTAATCACCCGCTTGAGCCTCCGGATGAAGCCGGCAGTATTCCTCGTCCAGCACGATCGTCGCGGTTTCCAGGAGGAGCTTACCGCCGGCCGGCATGGCGTCCCGCGCGTTCACCGCCAGGTTGACGATGATCTGCTCGACTTGGCCCGGATCGATTTTTACCGGCCAGAGATCAGCGGCCAGAACCGTGTGCAGCACAATATCCTCGCCGATCAACCGGATCAGCATTTTTTTCATGCGCGTCAGCACATCGTTCAAATTGAGCACCTTGGGCTCGACGATCTGCTTGCGCGAAAACGCCAGAAGCTGGCGGGTCAGATTGGCGGCGCTTTCGGCGGCCTTGTTCACGTCGCCCAGGGTTTCGTACAACGGATCGCTGGGATTCAAATCCATCATGGCCAGTTCAAGGTTACCCATGATGCCGGTGAGCAGATTGTTGAAATCGTGCGCGACGCCGCCGGCCAACCGCCCGATCGATTCCATTTTCTGGGCATGCATCAATTGTCCCTGCAATCTCATGCGGTCGGTGATATCCGTGAACATGGCGAAGGAGCCGAGAAATTTGCCGGTTTCATCCACCAGCGAAGACGCAGAAATGGTCACCCAAAGTTCCGAACCGTCCTGGCGCCGATAGCGTTGCTCGTATAGTTGATCGACGCCTTTCGTCCGCTCGCGCAGCTTTTCCAAATGGGCCTCGACATCCTCCGCGAATAAAAAGCAGGTGGGGGATTTTCCGATGATTTCACTGGCGGGATAACCCAGCATTGCCGCCATCTTTTGATTGACGTAGACCGTTTCCAGATTCGCGTTCAGACTCCAGATGCCTTCGTTGGAGGTCTCGACGATTTGCCGATATCGTTCTTCGCTCGCCCGGAGCGCCGCTTCGGAACGCTTGCGTTCAGTGATGTCGTGCATCACCGTCGCGATGATGCTTTGCGAATCGATTTTGGGAAAACCGGGGATGAAGACGCTGATGTCGGTCTGGATGATTTCGCCGGTCTGAAAGTTACGTAATTGTCCGTCCCCGTGCCACGATCCCGCCTCCAGCAAGGCTGGAATCACCTCTTGCGCCATCTGGATCTGGGCGTCCTCGGGAGCAAAATTGAAAATCGACAGATCGGTAATTGCCGCCTCCGGAGACAAACCGACCATCCGTCGGGCAGCCGGATTGAGAAACAGCGTTTTACCGTCCAGGGTGGCGATGCCGACAAACTCCAGGCTGTTTTCGATCAACGAACCCAGTTGCAGATGCGCCTGCTCGGCTTTCATCCGTTCGGTGATGTCGCGCGCCGCCACGTAGATCCGCCGGGTCGTCGGATCGAAGACGGAACGCCACTCAATCCACCGATAGGAGCCGTCTTGATGACGACAGCGATTGACGAAATCGTACGCCCGCTTTTTCCCGGCCAACTCGGCAAGCAAACCTCGCGTCGCTTCCAGGTCATCCGGATGAATAAAATCCAGGAAACTTCGCGCCAGAAGCTCCTGCCGGGAGTAACCCAGCACTTCCTCCCAGGCCGGATTGATTGCGTGAAACCAGCCGTCGGAGTCGGCGATGCCGAGCAAATCCAGCGTCAGGGAAAAGAATTGATTGAGTTCCTCTGTCTTTTCCCGAAGCGCCTTTTCCGACAACTTGGTTTGGGTGACGTCAATCAGCACTGCCAGCGAACGAAGGTATCGCCCTTCCGCATCGCGTTCGGCGATTGCCGAAAGCAGGATATCGACAATCTCGCCGTTTTTTTTTACGAATTGATAGGGCACATCCGCGCAAAACCCTTTTTCGCGGAATTCCGGCAAGACCTCGCTGGTCGCATAACGGCGAGAAGCTTCCGTCAGAAAATCGACCGACGGTCGGCCGATGACTTCTTCGCGCGTGTAACCCATTTTGGCCAACCAGGTGTCGCTGACGCTGACGATGCGGCCGTCGCGATCGATCGAATGCAACATGACCGGGCTTTGGTTGTAAAGCAACCGATAACGGGCCTCGCTCAACCGCAGCTCATCTTCGGCCTTTTTTCGTTGAGTGATATCCTTGGAAATGCAGATGACCGAATCGGCCGGCCCGCCTTCTTCCTTCCGCAACGGTTTGACGGTCGTGATGTAAAAGTGCGCCTCATCGCCGGCGATCACCTTCACGTCGATGACCTTGGTCTTGCCGGTTTGCAGCACTTCCCGGACCGCCGAAAAACGTTGTTCGGCTTCTTTTTCGGGGAAAACGTCCCAGATTCGCCGGCCGACAATCTCCCCGACGGGGCGGCGGACGCCGTCGGCAAACGCCTTGTTCACGTGGAAATAGCGGCCGTCGGCGTTGATCACGAACATCGGATCGCTGGAATCGTCGAGCAGGGAGCGGTATTTCATTTCGCTGGCCAGCACGGATTCGAGTTCCCCGCGGCAACGGGTCAGCAAGGCCTGCAATTCCTCATTTTCCCGCCGGAGCGCGGCCAATTCTTTCTGCCGTTCGCTGACGGTGTCCGGGTTCGCCATCGCATCGATCTCCCGAGAGAATAAGCCTGAATGGGTAACATAAGGCGACTGTTTTCACTTCACAACAACTCTTTTTATAAATCGTCGGACATACTTTTATCCGGCCGCGATTCGCGGAAAACAATAACAAAAAGTCCGAGAAATTAAAACCGGTTTTCCTTCCAAATTGCCGCTTTTCAGATGAAAAGGAATTCAAGTATACTGCGCCATTCAACACTGAAGGGAGCGGTCGATGAAAACAAGAATTACCGAACTATTCGGCATCCGGTACCCGATCTTGCTTTCCGGAATGAGCTTCGTCAGCGTACCCAAGCTGGTGGCGGCCGTTTCCAATGCGGGCGGGCTGGGTATTCTGGCTACCGGCACCTTGAACGCGCAACAAACCCGCGACTCGATCCGCGAAATCCGCGAGCTGACCGACAAACCGTTCGGCGCCAACGCCACGCTGTTGTTTCCCGGCGCGATCGAAAACGCGAAAATCCTGTTGGAAGCCAAAGTTCCGGTGATCAACTTCGCCCTGGGCAAAGGCGACTGGATCGCCAAGGAAGCCCACGGTTACGGCGGCAAGGTTATTGCCACGGTAGTCAATCCACGGCATGCCAAACGCGCCGAGGATTACGGCTGCGACGCGGTAATCGCGACGGGCCATGAGGCGGCCGCGCACGGCGCGCAACCGACCTCCCTGGTGCTGGTTCCCCGCCTGGTCAACGAGCTGAAAATCCCGGTCATCTCGGCCGGCGGTTACGCCAACGGGCGCGGCCTGGCGGCGGCCCTGGCGCTGGGCGCGGAAGGCATCGCGATGGGCAGCCGTTTCGGCAATACCGTCGAGAGCCCGGTCCACGAAAAAACCAAGCAACTGACCGTGCAAAAAGACATCACCGACACGCTTTATTCCGACCGCTTCGACGGCATGGACGCCCGGGTGATGGACACGCCGGGGGCGCGTAAGGCCCTGCGGCAACGGGTCGGCCTGTGGACGGCGTTCGTCAATTCCTTCGCGATCGCCAAGGAAATGCAGACCCCCTACTACAAGCTGCTGCTCCAAACCATGAAAGCCGGCCTCAAGCAGACCCTGGTGCTGATGTACCTCGCCAAGGGGTTCCGCAACTTCCGGCTGTCGATGGTGGAAGGCGACACGGACGAAGGCGTCTACCCGATCGGCCAGGCCATGGGTTTGATCAAGGATTGCCCGACGGTCGCCGAACTGATGGAGCGCATCATTGCCGAGGCCAAGCAGGCGCAAGCGCGGCTGAACGATATTCTGGCCTGAGCGAAATCGTTAAATAGCAAAGGCGGAGGGCAACATCCTCCGCCTTTTTTTCATCCGCGTGACGACCTACATCATCAGTTGGCCGCTTTCGATATACACGACATCCTCTTTTTCCATGAGTTCCAGGATGTGCTTGTTCATCCGCCGTTTCATCTCGGCGAAAATCGGCCGCTGTTTGGTGAAAGTCCGCGCGAAGGCCAGCGCCTCTTTTTGCAACTCGTCGTTATCGGCGCAGGCCTTGACGATGATGTTCGCCGCCGCCAATTCCGCCGCGCCGGCCCGTTTGCCGGTCAACACCAGTTCGATGAATTTGTGCGCCGGCATGATTTTTTGCAGCATAGCCTGCATCGCGGGCAGCAAGGGGATGTTGATGTCCACCTCGGGCATACAGAAGAAACCGCGATCGGCTTTCATGAACCGGAAATCGCAGGCCGCCGCCATGATCGAACCGTCGCCGAAAGTATGGCCGTTGATCGCCGCAATCACCGGCATGGGGAAGAGCAGGATGCGGGTGAACATGCGGTTGAGGTCGTACATGAAGGTTTTGATGGCCGGGAAATCCTGCTGGGCTGCCACGCCCATGATCCAGGCCAGGTCGATGCCGAGTGACCAGTTCTTCGGATCGCCGGAAGTCAGGACCATCGCGGTGACGGCGGAGTCTTTTTCGATTTCATCCATCGTCTGCAAGATTGCGGCGAGAAAGTCCGGGTTGTGACGGTTTTCGCCGTTGGTCATGGTGACGATCGCCACGGTTCCGTCTTTTTTCCATTCCATCACGGGCATCGGCCTCTCCTCCTCGCCTGAACGCAGGCGGCAATGTTGTCTGTCGGTTGCACGCGATTCAAGGTCGGGTTTGCGCCTAATCTAATGGAGAGAGCGGCCGGTTTCAATCGGCGGCGGCTTTCCCGTCGCCGCCGCGTCCGGGTTACTTCGCCGGTTGCACCAATGCGCCGTAAAGGATCAGATCGCGCAAAATCGCCGGCATATTTTCCTGGGAGATAAAGGTCGGTTCCATCAAACAGCGCGCCATGAAGGAGAAGAGCACCCCGTGGAAAAACTCGACGAAGGTCTCCAAGTTCAAACCGGGGCGGAGTTGTTCCGCCCCGAACGCCCGCCGAAAGATCTCGACTTCCATTTGGTGAATTTCGCAGTCGATACCGTGCACGTCCAGGAATTCCTCCACGCCTTCGTTGGACGAGATCAATCGGACCAACATGCGGATCAAATCCGGCGTGTCGCGAATCACCGTCATCGAGCTTTTGATGCTTTCCTCGATCAATTCGGGCAAGGTCAGGCTCTGTTTCGCAATCTCCTCGACTGTCTTGCGATGGAACGTCAGCGCGTCGTCGACGATCTGCCGAAACAACGTTTCCTTGCCGTTGAAATAGTGGTAGATGGCCGGTTTGGAGATGCCGACCTCGCGCGCGATATCCTCCATGCTCGTCTGGCGATATCCCTCGACCGCGAAGAGGCGCAGCGCGACTTTCAGAATCTGCTCACGAGTGCTGATCGAACCATTGTTTTCTGTCATTTTTTTTTCACTCCGTTTCCTGCGCCCCGGCCGGCAGGCGATGGCCAAACAGCTTATTTTGCAGATCATCGAGGTACGAATAGACCACCGGGATGACCACCAAGGTCAGCAAGGTCGAGGTGATGAGGCCGCCGATCACGGCCGTGGCCATCGGCGCCCGGATTTCCGAGCCCTTTGAAAACGCCAGGGCGACGGGCATCATGCCGAAAATCATGGCGAAGGTCGTCATCAGAATCGGCCGCAACCGCACCCCGCCCGCGGCGACGAGCGCTTCCTTGCGTTCCATGCCCGCGGCGATGTTCTGGTTGGCGCGGTCGACGAGCAAAATCGCGTTTTTCGTCACCAGGCCCATCAGCATGATCACGCCGATCATCGAGATGATCGACAAGGTGTAACCACTGATCAACAGGGCGCTGAACGCGCCGATCACCGAGAACGGCAGAGCGAACATGATGGTGAACGGGTGGATGAAGCTCTCGAATTGCATCGCCAAAATGATGTAGACCAGGATGATCGCCAGGAGCAACGCATTGAGCATGCTTTTCATGCTGTCCTGCATGTATTCGACTTCGCCCTCGAAACCCGAGGTAAAACCCGCCGGCACTTCCTTGGCGGCGATTTCCTCGACGATTTTCTGGGCATTACCCAGAGCGAGATTTTGCAGATTGGAGTAGATGGTCACCTCGCGTTGGCGCGCTTGGCGGTTGATCTGGGTCGGGCCTTTTCCCGGTTCGAGAGTCACCAGGTCGGCCAGGCCGATCAGTTGTCCCATTGCGTTGCGCACTTTGATCAGGTCGAGGTCGGCGATCGATTGCCGCTTTTCAGGCGCCAACCAGACGCGGATATCGTAGCGGTCCTCGCCCTGGGCCATCTCGCCCACCTTGGCCGAGGAAACCAGGTTGCGCACCACCAGCGCCACTTGCGCGGGTTTGACCCCCAGTTGCGAGGCCTTTTCGCGATTCACCCGAATGCGCAGCTCATCCTTGCCGGCGCGCACCGTCGAATCGATATCCACGAAGCCCGGATTGGTTTTGAGCTTCTCCATGATCCGAGTCGCCGCCGCTTCCATCAGCGGCAAGTCGTCGCCCCGGATCTGGAATTGGATCGGTTCGGCGCGGCCACTGCCCATTTCCTCGGCGCGAGTGACGGAAATAATGGCACCGGAGAAGCCGGCCAGGCGCTGCCGCGCCAAGCGCATGATTTCCTTCTGGCTGATATCGCGCTCATCGACCGATTTCAATTTCAGGTACATTGTTCCTTGATTCACTTTTTCCTGGGCGCCGCCGCCGACCGCGGTCGTAATCAGTTCAACGCCCGGCAGTTGCCGCGCGATCTGTTCGACCATGGCGCAAATCATGCTGGTGTGTTCCAGGGAGCTTCCGGGAGGCGTTTCCACCCCGATCTGAAACCGTTCCTCGTCCTGATCCGGCATGAATTCGCCGGGCACCAGACTCGCGGCGAAAAAGGACAGGATCAGCAGGACGGTGGCGATTCCCATGACCTTGAGCCGATGGTCCAACGCCCAACCGATCAACCGCCGGTAACTCATATCCAACCAGGCCAGTAACCGTTCAATGGCCAGGAAAAACTTTCCGTGACTGGCCGTATGGCGCACGAACCGTGAGGAAAGCATCGGGGTCAGCGTGAAGCTGACGAACAGGGAGATCATCACCGCGGCGGCGACCGTGAC encodes the following:
- a CDS encoding enoyl-CoA hydratase/isomerase family protein; this translates as MPVMEWKKDGTVAIVTMTNGENRHNPDFLAAILQTMDEIEKDSAVTAMVLTSGDPKNWSLGIDLAWIMGVAAQQDFPAIKTFMYDLNRMFTRILLFPMPVIAAINGHTFGDGSIMAAACDFRFMKADRGFFCMPEVDINIPLLPAMQAMLQKIMPAHKFIELVLTGKRAGAAELAAANIIVKACADNDELQKEALAFARTFTKQRPIFAEMKRRMNKHILELMEKEDVVYIESGQLMM
- a CDS encoding TetR/AcrR family transcriptional regulator codes for the protein MTENNGSISTREQILKVALRLFAVEGYRQTSMEDIAREVGISKPAIYHYFNGKETLFRQIVDDALTFHRKTVEEIAKQSLTLPELIEESIKSSMTVIRDTPDLIRMLVRLISSNEGVEEFLDVHGIDCEIHQMEVEIFRRAFGAEQLRPGLNLETFVEFFHGVLFSFMARCLMEPTFISQENMPAILRDLILYGALVQPAK
- a CDS encoding PAS domain S-box protein, translated to MANPDTVSERQKELAALRRENEELQALLTRCRGELESVLASEMKYRSLLDDSSDPMFVINADGRYFHVNKAFADGVRRPVGEIVGRRIWDVFPEKEAEQRFSAVREVLQTGKTKVIDVKVIAGDEAHFYITTVKPLRKEEGGPADSVICISKDITQRKKAEDELRLSEARYRLLYNQSPVMLHSIDRDGRIVSVSDTWLAKMGYTREEVIGRPSVDFLTEASRRYATSEVLPEFREKGFCADVPYQFVKKNGEIVDILLSAIAERDAEGRYLRSLAVLIDVTQTKLSEKALREKTEELNQFFSLTLDLLGIADSDGWFHAINPAWEEVLGYSRQELLARSFLDFIHPDDLEATRGLLAELAGKKRAYDFVNRCRHQDGSYRWIEWRSVFDPTTRRIYVAARDITERMKAEQAHLQLGSLIENSLEFVGIATLDGKTLFLNPAARRMVGLSPEAAITDLSIFNFAPEDAQIQMAQEVIPALLEAGSWHGDGQLRNFQTGEIIQTDISVFIPGFPKIDSQSIIATVMHDITERKRSEAALRASEERYRQIVETSNEGIWSLNANLETVYVNQKMAAMLGYPASEIIGKSPTCFLFAEDVEAHLEKLRERTKGVDQLYEQRYRRQDGSELWVTISASSLVDETGKFLGSFAMFTDITDRMRLQGQLMHAQKMESIGRLAGGVAHDFNNLLTGIMGNLELAMMDLNPSDPLYETLGDVNKAAESAANLTRQLLAFSRKQIVEPKVLNLNDVLTRMKKMLIRLIGEDIVLHTVLAADLWPVKIDPGQVEQIIVNLAVNARDAMPAGGKLLLETATIVLDEEYCRLHPEAQAGDYVMLAISDNGCGMSEQVKRHLFEPFFTTKEKGKGTGLGLATIYGAVKQAGGSIEVYSELNQGTTVKVYLPRVIGTTETVSETIPLTNLPTGQEQLLLVEDEAIVRDLAVRVLSRLGYRLLHCANAEQALNAAKEFPDKISLLITDVIMPGMNGKMLAMELLKTRPEIRVLFTSGYTENVIVHHGVLDEGIHFIGKPYTPQTLARKVREVLDREK
- a CDS encoding nitronate monooxygenase — encoded protein: MKTRITELFGIRYPILLSGMSFVSVPKLVAAVSNAGGLGILATGTLNAQQTRDSIREIRELTDKPFGANATLLFPGAIENAKILLEAKVPVINFALGKGDWIAKEAHGYGGKVIATVVNPRHAKRAEDYGCDAVIATGHEAAAHGAQPTSLVLVPRLVNELKIPVISAGGYANGRGLAAALALGAEGIAMGSRFGNTVESPVHEKTKQLTVQKDITDTLYSDRFDGMDARVMDTPGARKALRQRVGLWTAFVNSFAIAKEMQTPYYKLLLQTMKAGLKQTLVLMYLAKGFRNFRLSMVEGDTDEGVYPIGQAMGLIKDCPTVAELMERIIAEAKQAQARLNDILA
- a CDS encoding efflux RND transporter permease subunit, whose translation is MKLANVSIARPVFATMLIVAILVFGLNAYNKLPIEMMPNVEFPVVTIVTVYPGADPTAVEEKVSRKIEEAVNSLPDIDKLISYSSESVSQVAIQFKLDVPVDRALQDVRDKVASVRNDLPDDIEEPLVQKFDMGAIPILSYSISGPPDMSNVALTRFADKVLKDNIQKVSGVGQVNLIGDRPREIHLQIDPNALAAANLSIDDLMGALAAENIELPGGRVDRQSRELSLRVDNQIRDPREIGEIEIVRINDAPIFVRDVAKVVDTEKEARSAATTDGHPAVLVQIVKQSGTNLVATAEGVKKAVAALGPRIPQGVKVDLVSDNSKFIREAINDSVFDLLYGAILAVLIIGLFLRNRQMTMISAVAIPVSIVGTFAIFQLFKFSFNYMTMLGLSLSVGIVIDDAIVVIENIFRHVEQGEKAMTAARTATAEIGLAVMATTFTLVAVFIPVSFMEGIVGRIMYQFGVTVAAAVMISLFVSFTLTPMLSSRFVRHTASHGKFFLAIERLLAWLDMSYRRLIGWALDHRLKVMGIATVLLILSFFAASLVPGEFMPDQDEERFQIGVETPPGSSLEHTSMICAMVEQIARQLPGVELITTAVGGGAQEKVNQGTMYLKLKSVDERDISQKEIMRLARQRLAGFSGAIISVTRAEEMGSGRAEPIQFQIRGDDLPLMEAAATRIMEKLKTNPGFVDIDSTVRAGKDELRIRVNREKASQLGVKPAQVALVVRNLVSSAKVGEMAQGEDRYDIRVWLAPEKRQSIADLDLIKVRNAMGQLIGLADLVTLEPGKGPTQINRQARQREVTIYSNLQNLALGNAQKIVEEIAAKEVPAGFTSGFEGEVEYMQDSMKSMLNALLLAIILVYIILAMQFESFIHPFTIMFALPFSVIGAFSALLISGYTLSIISMIGVIMLMGLVTKNAILLVDRANQNIAAGMERKEALVAAGGVRLRPILMTTFAMIFGMMPVALAFSKGSEIRAPMATAVIGGLITSTLLTLVVIPVVYSYLDDLQNKLFGHRLPAGAQETE